Genomic segment of Nothobranchius furzeri strain GRZ-AD chromosome 12, NfurGRZ-RIMD1, whole genome shotgun sequence:
ATTTTCTCCTGATTACAGAGGCTTTTTCAAACCACAAACCTGTCAGAATGTGTTGGAGCGAAAGTTGCACACAGAAATCTTCTCCCACACGACTTTTTCAGCCACTCGTTGCTGCGTTtgacatgtttatgtatttagcagatgcttttgtccaaagcgacatacAAGTGACATGTATGCAGTGCAAATAAGTTTGCATGTGTTGTACGATATATCCACATGGTTTTGTACCATATTTTTCTAGGGACCAGAATATGGTTCAAACTGCACGGTTTAACCCCTGAACAGAACTCTATGGTGAGCCACTCTGTACAAGTATTTTTGTATAAATCACAACAGTGTTGAGTGATTATTGTGCCAAATTTACTACGATCGAGTTGAGGATGGATTTTGATGTTAGTGATTTGGatgtaacttaaagagcaagtcaccccctaccagagtattactccaatcccacttcctgtttgaaaaatgcaacaaatgctgtcgcCTAGCAGACCgaaggggcggagccactaacaaatacacacacacaggctcacaacgacattgtgacatcatatcgtaccagctaacattctagggcagtggttcccaaacttatttagccgcgcacccccttctatgtcccgaccatgttgacgcaccccccagccccacatcagggcatggccctATATgtgctaaaccaggggtcggcaacctgttcccatcaaagagccattattacccgtttcccacagtaaagaaaacaccgcagcagccgcggcgttgtgggcggggcctaccctcagacagctttaaccaatcacaacaggtgacagcagctagtaccggtcgctcgtgtacgtcaaagttatctttcataagaagataatcaataaaacgatttatatagaatggatccagaagttgtagcccgtctctgcctacaatattttgatatttttcaccctgttggtggttttactgagcaggtgccacttttgtcatacgtttctttttaaaacatgtttagactgttcagaatacaaatccaggctctgtcatgtttgattgttgtaattaaactttgtaggtagggaaggtcagaaaaggatccgatcaatttgtttttccctcatttacagtgacggagataacggcgcagtgcgcctggctctggtgttaatcaagtttaatttgtaactgttttcacaagaaaacagaacagttaaaagcagggcttgtgttgaccggacagttctcgtatttggccgtttattttgacggagaaagaatagaaagaattaccccgacacatgcagacgaactgacactttattcgtttcgcaaatcgcagatgtagctaaatcactcaagaaaagattcccatctgaacatctgagctggacactgctcagcgcagctcacggtcagcgcgtacataaggtgcacagcgagctgaagatgtggaggggggcttggagcgcgttgcagaaccagagcgcatgcgggaagattcctccaactgaagcaagagttttccaaacccggtctctcagagagacttgtcacttagaaaatgttccctgatgatgaaactttggctgaatagtgcttgttcctgtctccaatgtggcgtctgaggagagtcccagaatctcacatcgtcttcagctcagaaagcgcctatgattacgcacaagcgtgacgcgtcaacccggtcacacagtaagactgggttggacctgttcaggttcacgcagacaatctttacatttagaattgacatacagatgtCAAATTTATGCagcaaaatataaagcattttatttaaatatccagttattattttacaagcacagaaagCTACattagatggatggaagagccgcatgcggctccagagccgcgggttgccgacccctgagctagggcatgtgcggaggacacacacacacacacacacacacacacacacacacacacacacacacacacacacacacacacacacacacacacacacacacacacacacacacacacacacacacacacacacacacacacacacacacaagcaaaatatacttcttttcaattacgtttattgggcccacttacattttcttaggcccacccacaaatgagtttctgggattctggctacgctaatggtgacttttgacagacttctctgaactccgcagccattacacttttcacctcgctcacacctcagcggcagctcgcgcacccccaggggtgcacgcaccacactttgggaatccctgttctagggtacctcttagccaatagcgatggcagatttaaattaaactgcagtgcagagtttttacctgacaacgtacaacactgacagttttaggcagaaaatttaaattaaaactaaaatgcactgaagtgcaaaactattgacaacacgtgtctgcagcacgattagacatgcatttatatagtttatcagggaaaaagaagttgatttggggtgacttgctctttaatatttcAAGAATGTGCTCCTCTGGGTTACCAAATGTCAATAACCACTTAAAACTGAGTTATTTCCGATACTTCTGTttacactgattttttttttttttatctgaggttAAACGAATGACCCTCAGCTCCTTTAGTTCAATCTGAATTATAAATAGTAAAGCTATGCTTTTCTTGTTTTCACCATTTTATTTGTgcattaataaaatatattcagtCATTATTTCTAACATCTGAGAAACTTGGCATGGCTCGGCTCCAGGTTATTTTACTAACTATTCTAGTAATCGGTACTTGTAAATATCATTTCTGTATACTTTTAATAAAGAAATGGTGTGATCAGGAAGGTAAAATACAACATTCAGTTAGCCCGCTGACATCTGTGCCTGTGGTGTTTGTGTTTAAAGCAGGATCTCAGTGGTTTCTGGCTGAAAGTGTTTTAAAAAAACATCTGGACTGGACATTCAGCTGgtaatgtttttgtttgtgcCTGAATGTGCTGGAAAATGTTTCGAGTTGTTTTTTCAGTTGAGGGCACTTTAAGAAGTAATTTCTCAGTCTTGTTTTATGTCTTTttctacttaaagagcaagtcaccccctatcagagtattactacactcccacttcctgtttgaaaaatgcaacaaatgctgttgcctagcagactgagatggAGGcattaacaaatacacacacatacaggctcactacaacattgtgacatcatatggtaccagcaaacgttctagggtacctcttagccaatagcgatggcagatttaaattcaaatgccgtgcagtttttacctgacaacgtacaacactgacagttttaggcagaaaattaaaatttaactaaaatgcactaaagtgcaaaactattgactacacgtgtctgcagcacgattagatacgcatttatatagtttatcagaagaaaaagttgatttgggggtgacttgctctttaacttttttttgcaAACCTCTGGGGAACAAATGGttgaccaagcacacacacatacatggtaGTGTGGAAAAGTCTTGTATTAAAACTTTTGTCTGGATTGAGTTATAATAAGTACTTTATATAATGGAACAGGACTAAGTACACGTGCATGCAGATTTCTAATTGTCAGATTTGTTTTCATATATTATAGAATGTATTTATCCttttttttagtctgaaaatCTAAAAAGGTGCTTAAATTGCTTTCCATTTCAAGCCTTTTCCCCCACGTGGACTGTGCTGTTTAGGGGGAGCGATGGTTCATCTTCAAAGCATGCAAGTCTTCTTCCACATCGGTGAACGTTCAGTCATTGTTGCAAAATCTTGTCTAAGTTTACAACTTGTGAGCATTCATAATCCAGCTTTTTACATTATGGCTGAATGGATTTTGTGCACTTTATCATTAAAATGACATCTTAAATAATTAACCATATACTGTAAATGTGCTGTCTCTCAGGTGTAATAATGTTTTACTTGTATTCCTGCTTTCAGACTCATGATTTTGTCAACTCATTTTATAGGCTGAGATCAGCAGGTGTGTGTACAGACATCACAAACTGAGATGTGCACACTATGTGCGCCCGATGCTGTGTTTGGGAGACAGTGTTGGATAGCAAGCTGATAAATAAAACAAGTTATTTTTTCCTTGACATGTTTGAAGTCATTTTATTCTTCATTGTatcagttttgtttgttttacttgTGTGTATTCCCACATTTGTCATAAGTTGTTTGATGTGCAACAGCACCACTGAGGTGATTTATTTCTTCGTCCTGCCAAAATAAAGTTGTACCTCTGGATTTAACTACCGCAAAGAGGTTCAACCCTCTTGTTGGCTAATAGCTTATTTGGTCATTATCTTTTAGCTGGAAATAGGTTATTTAACACAAGCTGCTTTGGTGCAGTGAAAAGCTTACTCGCTTCTTTAAGAGAAAGTCACCCCCTTCAAGagcctaaagcctggggcacagcgGAGGCAGATGCGCCGCGCAGCAAAGCGCCCGcggttttgagaagtcaagtggtcactcAGGACGCTACTGAGCACTTCTTGGAAAGTTGCGTGATAGCCACAACATAAtgagggacttgagaacaggaagcgggaagtgactattgtttatacgtgatcagactttttgtgtttttaagactAATTTATTAACAGTGGGTAAGTAtgctatttattaaaatattttaagatcaacagtactttaaagttatcaaaactgcagctAGTTTTGGGCCGTAAAGCCATTCcgcgtcgtaatgtctgttgtaaaattctccacaatgttgtaaataGCCACTACGCTTGAGATAGAGCCGGCGACTATCTTCAGCGCCTCGTGCGGCACCCCCCATGTGCCCACTCTCATCAACTATAATGgtttctatttaaaatgacggcgCGGGCGCAACACTGCGCGTCCACCTCCCATGTGCACCAGGctttactccactcccattttatgtttgaaaaatgcaacaaatgctattgcctggcagaccgagagggcggagcctctaacaaatacacacacacacacacacaggctcacaacaacactgtgacatcatagtgtaccagCAAACGTCAAAtagcgtacctcttagccaatagcgatggctgattttaattcaaatgtagtgcaaagATTTTACCGgaaaacagcacaacactgacagttttaggcagaatattgaaATAGTgctaaattattgactacacctaGCTGTCTACAACACGATTAGACACCAACTTAttaagtttatcagcaaaaaaaagttgatttgggggtgacttgccctttaagGGTCTCGTTCACTGAGAAACGGTGtaatacttgttattttttaaatacgatCTGGCACTCTGAGTTGCatatgctgaacatgaaaattttcCTCAACCCACATTGCCTGTATTAGCCACAGAAAGGAAACAGACAGAAAAACGATCAGGTTGGAAAAAGTCACTGTGGAAAATTAGTGCACGGATTCACCCAACTTAGATAGGAGAGAACAGAGAATGACCAAGCTAGCTAGCTAGATGCTAGGCAGTAGTATTAGCAACCATAACATggaacacattcaggcttgtgtAATTTGGGGAGAAGCTCATCCacgttgcattttttttacccaagaaaggagTGAAGGAAGGAAGCATAAGAGTCGCATTGCCGTTAGCCAATTAGAGGCAAGATGTTTGAAAATCATGAATATTAAAGAGTAAAACGTGTAATCCTGTCATTTCCCACCACCCCCTGTACCTCTGACAAACTTCTGTCCTATATGAAACAGGAGTgtgagagcttttttcccccacaaaatataacttgcaaggcattcatactAGACTAcatcaaatgtattgaaaaaaatgAGTGAATGAGACGTTTAAACAACCACTCTGAGCGACATTCTGTGGTCATGGAAACTAACTTGACCGTTTTAAAGGAGTGGgtgactcatttaatcaatacatttgcagtggtctctaatagacTTTGGAGCAATGGAAGGTGGTCTTGTGGCCCAATGAAACCAGGTGTTCCCCGTTCCAGAGAGTACATACAGGTGATGTACCAATCATGCCTAGTGCCAACTGTACCAGCCTTTGACCAAGGTCACTGCAGTTTTGTCAGGTTTTAGTTCGGCAGCATTATCTaccccaagaatgaggtcagctgactacttgAATAGACCAGCATGTTCAATGGATCCATCAATGGATTATTTCTTCCTGGATGGGACGGGTATATTCCAGACTGATCATAATCAAATTGTGGAACTGTGGTTCAGGAAGAATGAGTCATCATATTCACTGTGATTTAGCCACCAGAGTTAGAATCTTAACCCGACTGAAAAAAGGTGTTTCAAAATGTTATTATAGAgtgttttattacatttttgttaAATACAAAGTGATTTGTGAAAAAATGCACAGCTTTATGTGATTTGTGTTGCCTTCACACAAGGAGGAAGTGTACAAACATCCATTATCCTCTCAACAGCCCGTACATTGTAGATGAGGGTTTAAAAAAGGAAAGTGCTGCACCATTCCTGGCTTCAGATAAACCGGCCTGGACAACAAGTCAGAATCAGTCGTGTGTTTTGATCTTGTTCAAACCTTGTGTCAGGTTTAAGTAAATTGGTGAACGTTCACAGTAAACGCTGTTGACCGTGCAACCAAACAAAATCAGCATAATGGGCGATCATTGAAATCTGTGCATGCTTCAAAAAGATGGACAAAAAGGTGTGCTACCTAAAGGTGAAAGGTTAAAATTCGGTATGGCATTTTCCCATAAGACCTCTCCTTGCTGCTTCAAGCAGAGTCCATCTGAAATTAATTAAATGTGTAAAAGCTAACTATAGCTTTCTGTGAGGTTAGTGGAATTCAAGACACCTCGGCAAAGGGTCTCAGTGACCCCCGTTAGCTTTTGTGCCCTCCAGTTTTTGGTGATCCATTATCTTGATGTTCTTTTCGGCATTTTCAACGTTCCTCAGCAGAGTCTCCAGCCTTCGCTTTATCTTCTTCTGGTCCTCCAGAGCGCAGCTGATCACCACGGTCTGAAACTTCTGGTCAATAGGGACGAGCGGTGCCTCCGTGACGCAGGCAGCGTGCAGGGCCAGCAGCTGCTGACGGCCACCTTCCATGTCGCTCAGCAGCTTTTTCACAATCTCGTCTATCATAGACGTGGCCTTGAGTAGTGCATCCTCCTGTTGGGGGTTTCTGATTGTGCCAACAGAGATCTCCACAGACAACGTTCGGCCCATCAGACGGTTCGCAGTCAAAGATAACTCTTCCCTCTCACCTAGAAGACATGTAAACATATTACTAAATCTTTATAGGAAAGAAACTGCTTTTAATGCGGCTGTAACAGCACATCAATAGTCATTTCATATTTCTAAAAGTTTATTTCAATGAGTACAAGCTCTGATTTGTCTGAGATCCCACCCCACACCATAATACTGCCCCCACTGAAACCTGTTAAGCAATATTCATGATGTTCTCCATGATTCTGCCAACTTGTCAATAATAACAAGCTGACACCAAAATACCACTGATATTAATTGGAAGAAATGAATGCAATAACATTTCCAAACATATTTTTTATTGGGATGGACGATGTTTCTCTGGAGCAttttttgccatattgcttgTTATGGTCATCACATCGTACAGCAACCAATAAAGTAAATGCTTTGTCGAAAAACTAATAATTTTCATTTCCTCTGAAACATGCAATCCCGTTCTTAATGACTGAATcatgatccatccatcaaactccCCTCTGACAGTCCCTCCGCTGTATGCGCATACCCGTATTTGTGGATGTATTGCGCATTCTTGGCTTAGAGTAGTTGAACAGGAAGCAAAGTCGGAGCCGGACTGCCTAGTGTTTAACGGACAGAATGTTCGGTTATGTTTGCAAATTTTATTCAAAGATTAGGTTATAACTCATCTtttcttgtcatctagaatcttctggtgctgatctgtaacagGCCCTTTTGCGCCATGAGaatctatcgtggctgcaggaactgaagtagggataatCCCAacccacctccccacctagtggacacttatattGTGTAAtgcctgaagtctgttgcatctctgtcggaggtgggtgttttttttttttttgcatagcaaagctgccttcccagtggagggtaactctgaagtgcctttttttccctccacctgaaccaatcctcatgtaaccctctgatctcaattagcacgactcagggttgcgaatgaccacagtcaccaattcttgtcatatgtcttgcccatgtatgtctgatctctgaattgtgtgtactgaaactctaatttccctctgggattaataaagtatctttgatttgattttgattgacACTCACGGCAGTGACTTTTGCTTACAAATGTggtctgcagtaaccaaatttgaccacaggatgtcagtcttacataatgcacctttacatAAAGCCCTTCTTTCAAATCCCTGACCAGTTGAGAGGAGTTTCTAGGTGAACCATGGAGCTCGTGTGAATCATACTAACTTACATTAATGAGGTTTAATGGAGCATAAACCAACATGACTAGACGGTCTACCCTGGTCAGACTCTGGATTTAAATAATGAGCTTTAAGGGTTAGGCCTTTTTGTCTGTTTACAGCGGAACCAAATCAATAAACCAGATGTAGGCTATTGACTCACACGATCCAGAGGTGAAACATGAGCCTGGTTCACACAAACTGGGTCTGGGTGAGATCAGAGGAGATGGGATTCTGGTAGAAATACATTAACCGTACTAGTTCCCCTTTATAACCGCGTATCTTCCCTGGCATTAAGCCGTGCGTGACTTTTGCGCTTATGTAAGTTAAGAGAGAGTTAGCAGCTTCACCAGCACAGATGTTCCTCATTTCTTGACTGTTCTGTATGGACTGAATCATTTCCAGGATGCACTCCCTTTCCTGCTCCATGGCAGATGCTGCTTCTCGTAAAGCCTCCACTCTGACACAGAAAGAGAGACAGCATATGAAATAACACGCTGCAAACCAGTTATGTTTGTTATGAAAAACATTTATTGTCACATTGCCCTgtttacagtgtttataaaaggttTATGCCAATAAATGTTAGCGGCCGGGGCAAATAGCGGCTCCGTAGCACACATGGTACAACAAGGGCCTGTTACCTCGTTTCCAGCTGATCCAAACTTTCCAGGAGTCGCCCCGAGCGGTCTGCCATAGAAAGCGTCCTGCTGAACTTGCTGCAGAGGGCAGCTTCGTTCATTTTCGCTTGTATTTTCGCTTGAGCCATAATGAAGACGAAGATGATGGCTACAGTGCTTTCCCTCGGTGAGCGCAAAATCCAGTGTGTGTCCCTCCGAGCCGTCCAGCTGGGTGTAAATCCTCGGACTGAGGCAGGCAGCAGCAGCGCCCCATGGGGGGAACATTTCCTAACATGGACTTCCTTCACTCCGGCAGAAAGTTCCCGAGGAGACCAGAGCTGGAGCTCCCAATCGTAAGGAGCGTGGACCAGCAGAGGTCCGTGAGCAAGCTCCTCCAGGTCCACGGAAATAAAAGACCTATAATGTTCCAACTCACTTTGCAGTTTTAAGTAATGTGTCTTGATTTATTTGGGCATAATTTTTATTAGGCAGATTGGTAAAGTAATCAAGTTATTCTGATAAACTTATCcaggcctatatatatatatataattcattTTCACTCCAGACTACAGATGAAAGCCTGTGGTGGTCTGCAACCCGCAACTCTGGAGCCACAGTGGACCTTCCAGAATGGCTTTTACTTTATAATAATCATAGATATAATAGAAAAAGTGAGATTTAAGCAGCCTTTTGTTATGGATTAATTGAACTGAATTCCCACAACGCAGTGACACCTGTCATCTAGAGGTGAAAACTGCATTACACCCCTAGGCCTCTCAGTTTCCATGATTATGGCCTTTTTATGAACAGTCATGTTGTG
This window contains:
- the bag2 gene encoding BAG family molecular chaperone regulator 2, which produces MAQAKIQAKMNEAALCSKFSRTLSMADRSGRLLESLDQLETRVEALREAASAMEQERECILEMIQSIQNSQEMRNICAGEREELSLTANRLMGRTLSVEISVGTIRNPQQEDALLKATSMIDEIVKKLLSDMEGGRQQLLALHAACVTEAPLVPIDQKFQTVVISCALEDQKKIKRRLETLLRNVENAEKNIKIMDHQKLEGTKANGGH